One genomic region from Argentina anserina chromosome 2, drPotAnse1.1, whole genome shotgun sequence encodes:
- the LOC126784515 gene encoding uncharacterized protein LOC126784515, with product MEKSKSFPQYSSAYSGEFGFGERSNSYNFNGPSQKGSGFATAGDPELQRKKRVASYNVFTMEGKLKTSLKNSFKWIKNRFADVRYDV from the coding sequence ATGGAGAAAAGCAAGTCGTTCCCTCAATACAGCTCAGCCTACTCCGGCGAGTTCGGGTTTGGGGAGCGGTCCAACTCGTACAACTTTAACGGGCCATCTCAGAAGGGAAGTGGATTCGCAACGGCCGGCGATCCGGAGCTccagaggaagaagagagttGCATCATACAACGTGTTTACCATGGAAGGTAAGCTCAAAACGAGTCTTAAAAACAGCTTCAAGTGGATCAAGAACAGGTTCGCCGATGTTCGTTACGATGTATGA